The sequence ATGTTATCGGGCAGGCACAAACAGGTACAGGTAAAACAGCAGCATTCGGTTTGCCAATGTTACAAAAAATTGATGTTACCAACCGTGCAGTTCAAGGATTAGTTATTGCACCAACACGTGAATTAGCAATCCAAACACAAGAAGAACTATTCCGTTTGAGCCGCGATAAAAAAATTCGCGTTCAAGTAGTTTACGGTGGAGCAGATATTAGCCGTCAGATTCGTGCTTTGAAAGACCAACCGCATATTGTTGTTGGAACTCCAGGTCGTCTATTGGACCATATCAAACGTAAAACATTGAAATTAAACCATGTAGAAACACTAGTATTAGATGAAGCAGATGAAATGCTGAATATGGGATTCATTGATGATATCGAAACAATCATTCATGAAGTTCCAGCAGAACGTCAAACATTGTTGTTCTCAGCAACTATGCCAAGCCAAATCAAACGGATTGGTGTACGTTTCATGAAAGACCCTGAACACGTTAGTATCAAAGCTACTTCAATGTCTGACAGCTTGATCGAACAATTCTTCGTTCGTTGTAAAGACTTCGAAAAATTCGACATCATGACACGTCTATTAGATGTTCAAGCTCCAGAATTGACGATCGTCTTTGGTCGTACTAAACGTCGTGTTGATGAATTAGCTAAAGGATTAGAAATGCGCGGCTACCGTGCTGAAGGAATCCATGGTGACCTTTCTCAACAAAAACGTATGAGTGTCTTGAAAGCATTTAAATCAGGTAAACTAGATATCTTAGTAGCAACAGACGTAGCAGCACGTGGATTAGATATTTCAGGTGTGACTCACGTTTACAACTATGATATTCCTCAAGATCCAGAAAGCTACGTTCACCGTATTGGCCGTACTGGCCGTGCAGGGAACGAAGGAGTTTCTGTAACATTCATTACACCAAACGAAATGGGTTACTTGCGTGTGATTGAAGACTTGACGAAGAAAAAAATGACTGCTCTACGTCCACCGACAAATGCGGAAGCTTTTGAAGGACAAATCCAAGCAACAATCGATGCCGTTGGCAAAATTGTTGACGCTAATGGATTAGACCGTTACGCTAAAGCAGCTGCTCAATTGTTAGAAACGTATACAGCTGAAGATTTAGCTGCAGCTTTCTTGAAGAGTGTTTCTAAAGACCCAAGCGAAGTTCCAGTTAAAATCACCCCTGAACGCCCATTACCTGGTCGTGGTGGCGGAGCTAAAGGTCGCAGCGGTTCTTCATCACGTGGACCTGCTAAAGGCAAGAGCGGCGGATACCGTGGCGGTAACCGCAACAGCAGTGGCAAACCAGCTGAACGTCGTGGTGGCGGAAGCTACAATGCTGACAA is a genomic window of Carnobacterium sp. CP1 containing:
- a CDS encoding DEAD/DEAH box helicase — protein: MKFSELGLIPELLQSVERLGFEEATPIQEQTIPLALAGKDVIGQAQTGTGKTAAFGLPMLQKIDVTNRAVQGLVIAPTRELAIQTQEELFRLSRDKKIRVQVVYGGADISRQIRALKDQPHIVVGTPGRLLDHIKRKTLKLNHVETLVLDEADEMLNMGFIDDIETIIHEVPAERQTLLFSATMPSQIKRIGVRFMKDPEHVSIKATSMSDSLIEQFFVRCKDFEKFDIMTRLLDVQAPELTIVFGRTKRRVDELAKGLEMRGYRAEGIHGDLSQQKRMSVLKAFKSGKLDILVATDVAARGLDISGVTHVYNYDIPQDPESYVHRIGRTGRAGNEGVSVTFITPNEMGYLRVIEDLTKKKMTALRPPTNAEAFEGQIQATIDAVGKIVDANGLDRYAKAAAQLLETYTAEDLAAAFLKSVSKDPSEVPVKITPERPLPGRGGGAKGRSGSSSRGPAKGKSGGYRGGNRNSSGKPAERRGGGSYNADKKRGTGGDSRRSKPSSDRRQGGGERNFTIRSKD